The Quatrionicoccus australiensis nucleotide sequence CATGTCGCCTTCGTTGAGGCGCAGCAGGCCGTGATCGACAAAGACGCAGGTCAGCTGGTCGCCGATGGCGCGGTGGATGAGCGCGGCGGCAACCGAAGAGTCGACGCCGCCGGACAGGCCGAGAATGACGTCATCCGTGCCGACCTGGGCGCGGATGGAGGCAACGGCTTCGGCGATGTAATCGCCCATCACCCAGTCGGTACCGCAACCGCAGATGCCATGCACGAAGCTTTCGAGAATGGCACGGCCCTGCACGGTATGCGTGACTTCCGGGTGGAACTGCACGGCGTAGAACTTGCGGCTCTCGTCGGCCATGCCGGCGATCGGGCAGGACGGCGTCGAAGCCATGGTCTTGAAACCGGCGGGCAATTCCATCACGGAGTCGCCGTGGCTCATCCAGACCTTCAGCATGCCGTGGCCTTCGGCCGTGGTGAAGTCGGCAATATCCTTCAACAGCGCCGTATGGCCGTGGGCACGGACTTCCGAGTAACCGAACTCACGCGCCTTGCCGGCCGCTTCGGCAGTCATCACCTTGCCACCCAGTTGCTGCGCCATGGTCTGCATGCCGTAGCAGATGCCGAGTACCGGAATCCCCAGATTGAACACCACCTCCGGCGCCCGCGGCGTATCGCCTTCGGTCACCGAACTCGGGCCGCCGGACAGGATGATGCCCTGCGCGCCATAGCTGCGGATGAAGTCTTCCGACACGTCGTACGGGTGGATTTCGCAGAACACCTTGGCTTCGCGCACGCGACGGGCGATCAGCTGAGTCACTTGCGAACCGAAATCGAGGATGAGGATTTTCTGGTGAGCCATTTTCAAAACCTTGAATAAAAAGGGCGGCTCCGGGAGCCGCCCTCAGTAACACGGAAAGAATCAGTCGAGGTGGTAGTTCGGCGCTTCCTTGGTGATCTGCACGTCGTGAACGTGAGATTCGCGGATGCCGGCCGAGGTGATTTCGACGAAACAGGCGTTGTCATGCATGTGCGCAATCGTCGGGCTGCCGAGATAACCCATCGAGGAACGCAGGCCACCGACCAGCTGGTGGATCACGGCGAGCACCGAGCCCTTGTAGGGCACACGACCTTCGATACCTTCCGGCACGAACTTGTCGACGTTGTTGGTGTTTTCCTGGAAGTAGCGATCCGACGAACCGGCCTGCATCGCGCCGAGCGAACCCATGCCGCGATACGATTTGTAGGAACGCCCCTGGAACAGTTCGACCTCGCCCGGCGCTTCTTCGGTGCCGGCGAACAGGCCGCCGAGCATGACCGTGTCGGCACCGGCGGCGATCGCCTTGGCGATGTCGCCGGAGTAGCGGATGCCGCCGTCGGCAATCATCGGCACGCCGGTGCCCTTGAGGGCGTCGGAAACATTCTGGATGGCGGTGATCTGCGGCACACCGACACCGGCAACGATACGCGTCGTGCAGATCGAACCCGGGCCGATACCGACCTTGACGCCGTCGGCACCCATATCAACCAGGGCGCGGGCCGCATCGGCCGTGGCGATATTGCCGCCAATGACTTCGATCTGCGGGAAATTGCGCTTGACCCACTGGACACGGTCGAGCACGCCCTGCGAGTGACCGTGCGCCGTATCGACGACGATCACGTCGACACCGGCTTCAGCCAGTGCCTCGACGCGCTCTTCGGTACCGGCACCGACACCAACGGCGGCACCGGCGCGCAGACGGCCGGTTGCATCCTTGTTGGCGAGCGGATGTTCGGTGGACTTCAGGATGTCCTTGACAGTGATCAGACCACGCAGGTGGTACTGGTCATCGATCACCAGCACGCGCTCGAGGCGATGCTTGCGGATCAATTCCTTGGCGTCTTCGACGCTGGCTTCTTCATTGACC carries:
- the guaA gene encoding glutamine-hydrolyzing GMP synthase; protein product: MAHQKILILDFGSQVTQLIARRVREAKVFCEIHPYDVSEDFIRSYGAQGIILSGGPSSVTEGDTPRAPEVVFNLGIPVLGICYGMQTMAQQLGGKVMTAEAAGKAREFGYSEVRAHGHTALLKDIADFTTAEGHGMLKVWMSHGDSVMELPAGFKTMASTPSCPIAGMADESRKFYAVQFHPEVTHTVQGRAILESFVHGICGCGTDWVMGDYIAEAVASIRAQVGTDDVILGLSGGVDSSVAAALIHRAIGDQLTCVFVDHGLLRLNEGDMVMDMFARNLGVKVIRVDAVDAFMGKLSGVSDPEQKRKIIGKEFVEVFQAESKKLVSAKWLAQGTIYPDVIESAGKGKKGAHTIKSHHNVGGLPEDMHLKLLEPLRELFKDEVRELGVALGLPREMVYRHPFPGPGLGVRILGEVTLKAAHLLQRADAIFIDELRATVATERDVAAGACTEADIGKTWYDLTSQAFAVFLPVKSVGVMGDGRTYENVVALRAVVTSDFMTAHWAHLPYELLGRVSNRVINEVRGLNRVVYDVSGKPPATIEWE
- the guaB gene encoding IMP dehydrogenase — encoded protein: MRLLQKALTFDDVLLVPAHSQILPRDVSLATRLTRNITLNLPLLSAAMDTVTEGRLAIALAQEGGIGIIHKNLSPKAQAAEVAKVKRFESGILRDPITVSPLMTVRDVIEITRQHKISGLPVIDKAGKVVGIVTNRDLRFETNLDQQVRMIMTPRKRLVTVNEEASVEDAKELIRKHRLERVLVIDDQYHLRGLITVKDILKSTEHPLANKDATGRLRAGAAVGVGAGTEERVEALAEAGVDVIVVDTAHGHSQGVLDRVQWVKRNFPQIEVIGGNIATADAARALVDMGADGVKVGIGPGSICTTRIVAGVGVPQITAIQNVSDALKGTGVPMIADGGIRYSGDIAKAIAAGADTVMLGGLFAGTEEAPGEVELFQGRSYKSYRGMGSLGAMQAGSSDRYFQENTNNVDKFVPEGIEGRVPYKGSVLAVIHQLVGGLRSSMGYLGSPTIAHMHDNACFVEITSAGIRESHVHDVQITKEAPNYHLD